A genomic window from Fusarium falciforme chromosome 2, complete sequence includes:
- a CDS encoding ATP-dependent RNA helicase DBP10, with product MPRRGASPTPSEGEVDILGSLYPGDGDGDNGTNGNDAGLDLDFDGLLNGPEPGNDDGDEAFIALQQAASFRKASNLKGRTVKKGGGFQAMGLNSNLLKAITRKGFSVPTPIQRKSIPLILDRKDLVGMARTGSGKTAAFVIPMIERLRAHSARFGTRALILSPSRELAIQTLKVVKEFGRGTDLKSVLLVGGDSLEEQFGYMAANPDIVIATPGRFLHLKVEMSLDLSSIQYVVFDEADRLFEMGFAAQLTEILHALPPSRQSLLFSATLPASLVEFARAGLQDPSLVRLDAETKVSPDLESAFFSVKGAEKEGSLLHILHDVIKMPVGVPEGAKEKESEKGSKKRKRGPEGGSGKPTEHSTIIFTATKHHVEYLANLLIEAGFAVSYVYGSLDQVARRMQVEDFRRGKTNILVVTDVAARGIDIPVLANVINFDFPPQPKVFVHRVGRTARAGQRGWSYSLVRDTDAPYLLDLQLFLGKKLVVGQENTSPSFADDVVVGALKRDSVETHVEWFNKVLHENDDVSALRGVAGKAEKLYLKTRNSAASQSAKRARELVGSQGWTQLHPLFGEDVDGAEQARADMLARISGFRPQETIFEVGHRDKSTTEAAEVMKQLRKRITPRRREEKKDEEDDFDGLDDVPSGAQMDVDSDEEEEEEVDMEDDEEDSDDDLEVTVSNNNSKKGQTDWRDSEVFMSYTPRTFNAAEERGYGVQSGGQGSSFVEAARDVTMDLTNDESAKAFGAPTRAKMRWDKKSKKYVSRENDDDGSKGAKMIRGESGVKIAASFQSGRFDKWKRANRMGKLPHVGEVERTGGNTVAQLPSGPRYKHKQEKAPKEADKHRDDYRVRKKRVDEAREKRIGRFRDGMGSKKELKGRDDIRKARQEKERKRAKNARPSRRK from the exons ATGCCACGCCGCGGAGCCTCACCAACCCCTTCGGAGGGCGAGGTTGATATCCTCGGATCCCTCTACCCCGGCGACGGAGACGGCGACAATGGTACCAACGGCAATGACGctggcctcgacctcgatTTTGACGGTCTCTTGAACGGCCCCGAACCTGGCAATGATGACGGCGACGAGGCCTTTATCGCCCTGCAACAGGCGGCCTCCTTTCGAAAAGCTTCCAATCTCAAGGGAAGGACAGTGAAGAAGGGTGGAGGCTTTCAGGCGATGG GCCTCAACAGCAATCTTTTAAAGGCAATTACACGAAAAGGATTCTCGGTTCCAACCCCGATTCAGCGAAAATCCATCCCCTTGATCCTCGACAGGAAAGACCTGGTGGGCATGGCGAGGACAGGTTCCGGAAAGACTGCCGCCTTTGTGATACCCATGATCGAGCGATTGCGCGCCCACAGCGCCAGATTCGGAACACGGGCTCTTATTCTCTCACCCTCTCGAGAACTTGCGATCCAGACTTTGAAGGTTGTCAAGGAATTCGGTCGTGGAACCGACTTGAAGAGTGTTTTGCTGGTTGGTGGTGACAGTCTCGAGGAGCAGTTTGGATACATGGCCGCCAATCCTGATATTGTGATCGCTACACCTGGTCGATTCCTTCACCTGAAGGTCGAGATGTCACTGGATCTCTCTTCGATTCAATATGTCGTGTTCGATGAAGCCGATCGCCTGTTCGAGATGGGTTTCGCTGCCCAGCTTACTGAGATTCTCCACGCCCTGCCGCCTTCGAGACAAAGTCTACTCTTCTCAGCGACACTGCCCGCATCCTTGGTTGAATTTGCCCGCGCCGGTTTGCAGGACCCCAGCCTTGTGCGACTAGATGCTGAGACCAAGGTTTCCCCCGACCTTGAAAGCGCTTTCTTCTCCGTCAAGGGTGCTGAAAAGGAGGGCTCTCTATTGCACATTCTTCACGATGTGATCAAGATGCCGGTTGGAGTTCCAGAGGGCGCAAAAGAGAAGGAATCTGAAAAGGGGTCCAAGAAGAGGAAACGAGGACCGGAGGGTGGCAGCGGCAAGCCAACAGAACACTCCACAATCATTTTCACAGCGACCAAGCATCACGTCGAGTATCTGGCAAATCTTCTCATTGAGGCAGGCTTTGCGGTTTCCTACGTTTACGGATCTCTCGACCAAGTTGCCAGACGTATGCAGGTTGAAGACTTCCGACGAGGAAAGACAAACATCTTGGTTGTCACTGATGTTGCGGCGCGTGGTATTGATATCCCGGTGCTTGCCAACGTCATCAACTTTGATTTCCCTCCTCAGCCCAAGGTCTTTGTTCATCGAGTTGGTCGAACTGCCCGAGCGGGTCAGCGAGGTTGGAGCTATAGTCTCGTGAGAGACACCGATGCTCCCTACCTGTTGGATCTGCAACTGTTTCTGGGCAAGAAGCTGGTCGTTGGTCAAGAGAACACAAGCCCTTCATTTGCTGACGATGTGGTTGTGGGAGCATTGAAGCGAGACTCGGTAGAGACTCACGTGGAATGGTTCAACAAGGTTCTCCACGAGAACGATGATGTTTCTGCACTGCGGGGTGTTGCTGGAAAGGCAGAGAAGTTGTATCTGAAGACAAGGAACTCGGCTGCCAGCCAAAGTGCTAAACGAGCAAGGGAGTTGGTTGGATCCCAGGGATGGACGCAGCTCCACCCTCTCTTTGGAGAGGATGTGGACGGAGCCGAACAGGCGCGAGCCGATATGCTGGCGAGAATCAGTGGTTTCAGACCCCAGGAGACAATCTTCGAAGTTGGCCACCGAGACAAGTCAACAACGGAAGCCGCCGAGGTTATGAAGCAGCTACGCAAGAGGATTACACCTAGAAGgcgagaggagaagaaggacgaggaggacgacttTGATGGTCTGGATGATGTACCATCCGGTGCACAAATGGATGTCGACTCtgacgaagaggaagaggaagaggttgatatggaggacgatgaggaggattcGGATGACGATTTGGAGGTGACCGTCTCCAACAATAATTCCAAAAAGGGACAGACGGATTGGCGAGACTCGGAGGTCTTCATGTCATACACGCCACGGACGTTcaacgccgccgaggagcGCGGATACGGTGTCCAGTCTGGCGGTCAAGGCTCAAGCTTCGTTGAAGCAGCTCGTGACGTGACCATGGACCTTACCAACGACGAGAGCGCAAAGGCGTTTGGAGCACCAACTCGGGCCAAGATGAGATGGGAcaagaagtccaagaagtACGTGTCACGCGagaacgacgacgatggctccAAGGGCGCCAAGATGATCCGAGGCGAGAGCGGTGTCAAGATCGCTGCCAGCTTCCAGAGCGGCCGCTTCGACAAGTGGAAGCGCGCCAACCGCATGGGCAAGCTCCCGCACGTCGGCGAGGTCGAGCGCA
- a CDS encoding SAP30-Sin3-bdg domain-containing protein, with protein MPPAKSSRNHDDPKADGPNSKEKGGNGHSSTKMRRGASQQNHSHLREVTNAAAIPPPQPATEPSPPSLQWTTFERDILHAYRREHRLNTPSSFSNPYRQWILSQPNGIGLHSPTMVRRQQARRQSKDKLALAVRKHFNGMGVQENDVIVDFIYKIRHDTTRISKPYSAPTATTK; from the exons ATGCCTCCAGCAAAATCCTCGCGAAACCACGACGACCCCAAAGCCGACGGCCCCAATTCCAAGGAAAAGGGCGGCAACGGTCACTCTTCGACCAAGATGCGTCGGGGCGCCAGCCAGCAGAATCACTCTCATCTGCGCGAAGTTACAAACGCTGCTGccattcctcctcctcagcctgctACTGAGCCTTCTCCCCCTAGT CTACAATGGACCACCTTCGAGCGAGACATCCTCCATGCTTACCGTCGCGAGCATCGCCTGAACACCCCGAGCTCCTTCTCGAACCCCTACCGTCAATGGATTCTCTCGCAACCGAACGGAATTGGCCTCCATTCCCCAACCATGGTTCGACGCCAGCAAGCTCGTCGCCAGAGCAAGGACAAGCTTGCTCTGGCCGTGCGCAAGCATTTTAACGGAATGGGTGTGCAAGAGAACGACGTGATCGTCGACTTTATTTACAAGATTCGCCACGACACCACCCGCATCTCGAAGCCGTACTCGGCCccaacggcgacgacgaaATAA
- a CDS encoding J domain-containing protein — protein sequence MAGKDSKEDKDALDALEAEAKEFDKDAEIDRILKAFRLDAYAVLDLQPGVPDSDIKICYRKKSLLIHPDKTKNPLAPDAFDRLKKAQTELMDEKHRARLDEAIADARMLLIRENKWTVDSEELKTDEFRRMWRDKSREVLIDNEHRRRRQMKAQLQEEGREQRRADAEVEDRKRKRQHEQDWEATRDERISSWRQFQKGQSGGEKKKKKKLKPIG from the exons ATGGCCGGCAAAGACTCAAAAGAAGACAAGGATGCGCTTGATGCTCTCGAggctgaggccaaggagtTTGACAAG GATGCAGAGATAGACCGAATTTTGAAGGCGTTTCGACTCGACGC CTACGCTGTATTAGATCTCCAGCCTGGTGTCCCCGACTCAGATATCAAAATCTGTTACCGCAAGAAGTCGCTACTCATCCATCCCGACAAGACAAAGAACCCATTAGCGCCCGACGCCTTCGACCGACTCAAGAAGGCACAGACAGAGCTCATGGATGAGAAGCATCGCGCACGGCTAGACGAGGCCATCGCGGACGCGCGCATGCTCCTCATTCGCGAGAACAAGTGGACTGTGGACagcgaggagctcaagacggACGAGTTCCGTCGCATGTGGCGCGACAAGTCTCGCGAGGTACTGATCGATAACGAGCACCGGCGTCGCCGTCAGATGAAGGCCCAGCTGCAGGAGGAGGGCCGCGAACAGCGCCGCGCCGACGCCGAGGTGGAGGACCGCAAGCGGAAGCGCCAGCACGAGCAGGACTGGGAGGCCACCCGGGATGAGCGGATCAGCAGCTGGCGACAATTTCAGAAGGGGCAATCTGGGggcgaaaagaagaagaagaagaagctcaagcctATCGGCTGA